The nucleotide sequence TCCGATGCAGGCCGTAATCAACGCAAAGCGGCCGCCTGACCGCTGCAGTTCGTATACGGCTTTCGTCATAAGAATCGCGCCTGTCGCACCTAATGGATGTCCATGGGCAATCGCCCCGCCGTTAACGTTCAATTTGCTGTGGTCAAACTGCAGTTCACGGTCACATGCAAGAACTTGAGCGGCGAACGCCTCGTTAAGTTCAATCAAATCCATGTCGCTGAGTGAAAGGCCTGATTTCTCAAGTGCAAGCTTTACTGCCGGAACCGGACCTATCCCCATAATGTTCGGGTCTACGCCTGCGACTGCATACTGTCTGACTGTGCACAGCGGTTTTAGTCCAAGCTCCGCCGCTTTTTCGCGTGACATGACCACAACAGCAGATGCCGCGTCATTTAAGCCTGAACTGCTTCCTGCTGTAACGGTTCCGCCTTCTTTAAATGCAGGCTGGAGTGCTTCCAATCCCTGAATCGTCGTATTCGGACGCGGGTGCTCGTCTTTTTCAAATAGAAGCGGCTCCCCTTTTCGCTGAGGGACCGGGACGGGCACAATCTGTTCGTCAAATCTGCCTTCTTCGACAGCTGCAGCCATCCGCTGCTGGCTTCTCAGTGCATATTCATCCTGCTCTTCCCTGCTTATTTCGTATTTAACCGCCAGATTTTCAGCCGTAATGCCCATTGGCGGATTACCGATTTCCTTCGGTGAAAGAACGGCTGACTTAAATCTCGGAGGCGCAGGACTAAATGCTTTTTTCGGCTTTTCCATTAAATATGGCGCAAGGGACATGCTTTCTGTTCCTCCGGCAATGTAGACATCTCCGTCACCGGCTTTGATGGCCTGGGCAGCAAGACAGACTGCATTGATGCCAGAGCCGCACTGCCGGTCTACTGTCAGTCCCGGAATGCTGATGGAAAGGCCGGTTGTCAAGGCAGTGAGTCTTGCAATATTGCCTCCGCCTGACAGGACGTTTCCAAAAATAACGTCATCAATCATATCTGCCGTAACGCCTGCACGGTTCATGGCTTCTTTTATCACGATTGCCCCGAACTCATTCGGTTCCATGGCGGAGAGCGCACCGCCCTGCCGTCCGATGGGTGTTCTGACTGCCGCTACAATGACAGGATCTCTGTTCATTCTTCTTCCTCCTTACATGGCATGTGTTCCGCCATCAATGACGAGAACATCACCAGTCATAAAGTCTGATGCTTTAGCTGCAAGGAACAATGCAGCTCCTTTTAAATCCTGGTCCGTCCCAAACCTCTTGAGCGGCGTCATGTTCAGGAAATGGTCTTTTCCATTTTCAATAATGACCTGGGACATTTTTGTCGGGAAAAATCCCGGGGCAATGGCGTTGACATTGATGTTGTACTGCCCCCATTTCACAGCTAAATCTTTTGTAAAGGTAATAACGGCTCCTTTACTGGTGTTATAGGC is from Bacillus sp. FSL H8-0547 and encodes:
- a CDS encoding thiolase family protein, with protein sequence MNRDPVIVAAVRTPIGRQGGALSAMEPNEFGAIVIKEAMNRAGVTADMIDDVIFGNVLSGGGNIARLTALTTGLSISIPGLTVDRQCGSGINAVCLAAQAIKAGDGDVYIAGGTESMSLAPYLMEKPKKAFSPAPPRFKSAVLSPKEIGNPPMGITAENLAVKYEISREEQDEYALRSQQRMAAAVEEGRFDEQIVPVPVPQRKGEPLLFEKDEHPRPNTTIQGLEALQPAFKEGGTVTAGSSSGLNDAASAVVVMSREKAAELGLKPLCTVRQYAVAGVDPNIMGIGPVPAVKLALEKSGLSLSDMDLIELNEAFAAQVLACDRELQFDHSKLNVNGGAIAHGHPLGATGAILMTKAVYELQRSGGRFALITACIGGGQGIAAIIERESE